A single window of Pseudarthrobacter defluvii DNA harbors:
- the galE gene encoding UDP-glucose 4-epimerase GalE: MKILVTGGTGYIGSHTVLSLQEAGHDVVVIDNLVNSSEESLRRVAELSGKAAEFHHVDLVDEAAVEEVFDGAGIDAVIHFAGLKAVGESVQEPLKYYYNNLVGTLNLIRVMDRHDVRSIVFSSSATVYGEHNPIPYVEKMEIGANNPYGRTKEQIEDILSDLGAADSRWHIALLRYFNPVGAHPSGRIGEDPQGIPNNLVPFIAQVAVGRREKLMVFGGDYDTPDGTCLRDYIHVVDLAEGHVAALNHIADRTGVFRWNLGSGKGSSVLEVLRSFEKAVGKPIPYEITGRRAGDLPAFWADATSALAYLSWSTTKTVDQMCEDHWRWQKNNPQGYAS, translated from the coding sequence ATGAAAATCTTGGTTACAGGGGGCACCGGCTACATCGGTTCCCACACCGTTCTTTCCCTGCAGGAAGCCGGCCATGACGTGGTCGTCATCGACAACCTGGTCAACTCCAGTGAGGAATCGCTGCGGCGGGTGGCCGAACTCAGCGGCAAGGCCGCGGAGTTCCACCACGTCGACCTCGTGGATGAGGCCGCCGTCGAAGAAGTGTTTGACGGGGCAGGCATCGACGCGGTCATCCATTTCGCCGGGCTCAAGGCCGTGGGTGAATCAGTGCAGGAGCCGCTGAAGTACTACTACAACAACCTGGTGGGCACCCTGAACCTGATCCGCGTCATGGACAGGCACGACGTCCGGTCCATCGTCTTCAGCTCGTCAGCCACCGTGTACGGCGAACACAACCCCATTCCCTATGTGGAAAAGATGGAGATCGGCGCCAACAACCCCTACGGGCGCACCAAGGAGCAGATCGAGGACATCCTCTCCGACCTCGGCGCCGCCGACTCCCGCTGGCACATAGCACTGCTGCGCTATTTCAACCCGGTGGGCGCGCACCCCTCGGGCCGCATCGGCGAGGACCCCCAGGGCATCCCCAACAACCTGGTCCCGTTCATCGCCCAGGTGGCCGTGGGCCGCCGGGAGAAGCTCATGGTGTTCGGCGGCGACTACGACACCCCGGACGGCACCTGCCTGCGCGACTACATCCACGTGGTGGACCTGGCCGAAGGACACGTCGCAGCGCTGAACCACATCGCGGACCGCACCGGCGTCTTCCGCTGGAACCTCGGCTCCGGCAAGGGCTCCTCTGTCCTGGAGGTCCTGCGCTCCTTCGAGAAGGCCGTCGGCAAGCCCATCCCCTACGAGATCACCGGGCGCCGCGCCGGAGACCTTCCGGCGTTCTGGGCGGACGCCACCTCAGCCTTGGCGTACCTGAGCTGGTCCACCACCAAGACGGTGGACCAGATGTGCGAGGACCACTGGCGCTGGCAGAAGAACAACCCCCAGGGCTACGCTTCCTGA
- a CDS encoding glutamate ABC transporter substrate-binding protein: protein MKAFMSRRKSFVVAATAALALSLSACGGGDSGGSSNPSPVEKPSFAAGTTMQKLSSAGSIKIGTKFDQPLFGQVGLDGKPVGFDVEIGKLVAAKLGIPADKIEWSETVSANREPFIEQGKVDLVIATYTISDKRKQVVDFAGPYYEAGQALMVNKDNDSIKKPEDVKGKKVCSVTGSTPAATIVDKYGAELVPAATYSACLEPLRNKQVEAVTTDNVILAGFVDKEPDAFKLASDETFTKEPYGIGLKKGDTEFRNWINDQLESFEKDGSYKKAWEATAGSVIKTAPTLPAINRY from the coding sequence ATGAAGGCATTTATGTCCCGGCGGAAGTCCTTCGTCGTGGCGGCTACCGCTGCCCTCGCCCTGTCCCTCAGCGCCTGCGGCGGCGGCGACTCCGGCGGGTCCAGCAACCCCAGCCCCGTCGAGAAGCCGTCCTTCGCTGCCGGCACCACCATGCAGAAACTCTCCTCCGCCGGCAGTATCAAGATCGGCACCAAGTTCGACCAGCCGCTGTTCGGCCAGGTGGGCCTGGACGGCAAGCCGGTCGGTTTCGACGTTGAAATCGGCAAGCTGGTCGCCGCCAAGCTGGGCATCCCTGCAGACAAGATCGAATGGTCCGAGACTGTCTCGGCCAACCGCGAGCCCTTCATCGAGCAGGGCAAGGTGGACCTGGTCATCGCCACCTACACCATCAGCGACAAGCGCAAGCAGGTTGTGGACTTCGCCGGCCCGTACTACGAAGCCGGCCAGGCGCTCATGGTGAACAAGGACAATGACAGCATCAAGAAGCCCGAGGACGTTAAGGGCAAGAAGGTTTGCTCCGTCACCGGCTCCACCCCGGCTGCCACCATCGTGGACAAGTACGGTGCCGAACTGGTTCCGGCAGCCACCTACTCCGCCTGCCTTGAGCCGCTGCGCAACAAGCAGGTTGAAGCCGTGACCACGGACAACGTGATCCTCGCCGGCTTTGTGGACAAGGAACCGGACGCCTTCAAGCTCGCCTCCGATGAAACCTTCACCAAGGAGCCGTACGGCATCGGCCTGAAGAAGGGCGACACCGAATTCCGCAACTGGATCAACGACCAGCTCGAATCCTTCGAAAAGGACGGCTCCTACAAGAAGGCATGGGAAGCCACTGCAGGTTCGGTCATCAAGACTGCGCCGACCCTCCCGGCCATCAACCGTTACTAA
- a CDS encoding putative acetyltransferase yields MSQPVPAPARFLASVEPGTRVVVRYEIEGGLTDALGHLLGCDAGSCTVRTRQADVVIPLERVVAAKEVPPAPPRRPRAAR; encoded by the coding sequence GTGAGTCAGCCCGTACCTGCGCCAGCGCGCTTCCTTGCCTCGGTTGAGCCAGGCACCCGGGTGGTGGTGCGCTACGAAATCGAAGGCGGCCTCACGGATGCCCTGGGGCACCTGCTCGGGTGCGACGCCGGTTCCTGTACCGTCCGCACCCGGCAGGCCGACGTCGTGATTCCCCTCGAGCGCGTTGTGGCGGCGAAGGAAGTGCCGCCCGCTCCCCCGCGGCGTCCCCGGGCTGCGCGCTGA
- the dapD gene encoding 2,3,4,5-tetrahydropyridine-2,6-dicarboxylate N-succinyltransferase, protein MTETASSAVPETLTSNADDRSAYGFGVATIATAGSEPTVLDAWFPAPALGVAEENLRSVENADEALTAIAENGADEDRGTEQKVVFVQINLDEAPADTADAYLRLHLLSHRLVQPNTINLDGIFGKLPNVVWTNFGPAAVEGFELTRARLRRRGAVTVYGIDKFPRMVDYVVPSGVRIADADRVRLGAHLAAGTTVMHEGFVNFNAGTLGTSMVEGRISAGVVTGDGSDVGGGASIMGTLSGGGKEKITIGERVLLGANSGVGISIGDDSVVEAGLYVTAGTRVRVPGPKDEVGEDTTRIVKAAELSGVPNLLFRRNSTTGAVEALHRKGQTVELNDALHAN, encoded by the coding sequence ATGACTGAGACCGCTTCCTCCGCCGTGCCCGAAACCTTGACCTCCAACGCTGACGACCGTTCCGCCTATGGCTTTGGCGTAGCCACCATCGCCACCGCCGGGAGCGAACCAACTGTCCTGGATGCCTGGTTCCCGGCACCGGCCCTCGGTGTGGCGGAGGAGAACCTCCGCTCGGTGGAAAACGCCGACGAAGCCCTGACCGCCATCGCCGAGAACGGCGCCGACGAGGACCGCGGCACCGAGCAGAAGGTGGTCTTCGTCCAGATCAACCTGGACGAGGCCCCGGCGGATACCGCTGACGCATACCTGCGCCTGCACCTGCTGTCGCACCGGCTGGTCCAGCCCAACACCATCAACCTGGACGGGATCTTCGGCAAGCTGCCCAACGTCGTGTGGACCAACTTCGGGCCGGCGGCTGTTGAAGGCTTTGAATTGACGCGCGCAAGGCTGCGCCGCCGAGGCGCCGTCACCGTCTACGGCATCGACAAGTTCCCGCGCATGGTGGATTACGTGGTGCCCAGCGGCGTGCGGATTGCCGACGCCGACAGGGTCCGCCTGGGCGCGCACCTGGCCGCCGGCACCACCGTCATGCACGAAGGTTTCGTGAACTTCAACGCCGGGACCCTGGGTACCTCCATGGTGGAGGGGCGGATTTCCGCGGGCGTCGTGACGGGCGACGGCAGCGACGTAGGCGGCGGTGCCTCGATCATGGGCACCCTCTCCGGCGGTGGCAAGGAAAAGATCACCATCGGTGAGCGCGTACTGCTCGGTGCGAACTCCGGCGTGGGCATCAGCATTGGCGACGACTCGGTGGTGGAGGCAGGACTGTACGTCACGGCAGGCACCCGCGTCCGTGTTCCCGGGCCCAAGGACGAGGTGGGCGAGGACACCACCAGGATCGTCAAGGCCGCCGAGCTCTCCGGCGTCCCCAACCTGCTGTTCCGCCGCAATTCCACCACCGGCGCGGTGGAGGCGCTGCACCGCAAGGGCCAGACCGTTGAACTGAACGACGCCCTGCACGCCAACTAG
- the fdxA gene encoding ferredoxin yields the protein MTYVIAQPCVDVKDKACIEECPVDCIYEGERSLYIHPDECVDCGACEPVCPVEAIYYEDDTPEEWADYYKANVEFFDDLGSPGGAAKIGNTGKDHPMIAALPPQNQDH from the coding sequence GTGACGTACGTAATCGCGCAGCCGTGTGTGGATGTCAAGGACAAGGCGTGCATTGAAGAATGCCCGGTCGACTGCATCTACGAGGGCGAGCGTTCGCTGTACATCCATCCGGACGAATGCGTCGACTGTGGAGCCTGCGAACCGGTGTGCCCGGTTGAGGCGATCTACTACGAGGACGACACCCCGGAGGAGTGGGCCGACTACTACAAAGCCAACGTGGAGTTCTTCGATGACCTCGGCTCCCCGGGCGGCGCGGCCAAGATCGGCAACACCGGCAAGGACCACCCGATGATCGCTGCCCTGCCCCCGCAGAACCAAGACCACTGA
- a CDS encoding type IV toxin-antitoxin system AbiEi family antitoxin domain-containing protein, translated as MATVLEALAALGGVASTRALSTAGVSRRSLESGVAGGSVHRIARGVYAHPQADPVLVHAGRHHAALGCVSAAQAAGLWVVRRPHRPHLAAQHGRPIPGCIVHRSKIPLTHLDIVVQALRCLPPLEGLTIAESAVKTGLIQLPALRERFPAVREKGMRKLVSRIRPQSGSIIETMARYLLEEAGLTVELQVSIPGMGHLDLLVDGLLGIETDGYAHHSSREAYREDRRRWNVTVVRGVPTLRVTFEMLLNEPSEFVRMVQRALAAYRTAQ; from the coding sequence ATGGCAACTGTTCTGGAAGCCCTGGCTGCCCTGGGCGGCGTTGCCAGCACCCGTGCACTGTCAACGGCCGGAGTTTCGCGCCGGAGCCTGGAGTCAGGAGTGGCCGGGGGCTCAGTCCACAGGATTGCCCGCGGCGTCTATGCCCACCCGCAAGCAGATCCTGTACTCGTTCACGCGGGCCGCCACCACGCGGCCCTGGGCTGCGTCTCGGCTGCCCAGGCAGCTGGCCTCTGGGTGGTCAGGCGCCCCCACAGGCCGCACCTGGCCGCGCAGCATGGGCGGCCGATCCCTGGCTGCATCGTGCACCGCAGCAAGATTCCGCTGACTCACCTGGATATCGTGGTTCAAGCCCTCCGCTGCCTGCCGCCCCTCGAGGGATTGACCATTGCCGAATCCGCAGTCAAAACCGGGCTCATCCAGCTTCCGGCCCTGCGTGAGCGGTTTCCGGCTGTCCGCGAAAAGGGCATGAGGAAGCTGGTGTCACGCATCCGCCCCCAATCCGGGTCCATCATCGAAACGATGGCGCGGTACCTTTTGGAGGAGGCAGGGTTGACGGTGGAACTGCAGGTCAGCATCCCCGGTATGGGGCATCTGGATCTTCTCGTGGATGGCCTGCTTGGTATTGAAACCGACGGCTACGCCCACCACAGCAGCCGGGAGGCATACCGGGAAGACCGGCGGCGGTGGAATGTCACCGTTGTCCGCGGTGTTCCAACACTGCGGGTGACGTTCGAAATGCTGCTCAACGAGCCAAGCGAGTTCGTGCGGATGGTGCAGCGGGCGCTGGCCGCGTACCGCACTGCGCAGTGA
- the dapC gene encoding succinyldiaminopimelate transaminase, whose amino-acid sequence MTAAVNSFGLDLPDYPWEAMAPYVAKASAHPGGAVNLSIGTPVDPTPQLVQDALKAAANAPGYPTVHGTPALREAIAGWFERRRGVGGMDPKNIMPTVGSKELVAWLPLLLGLKPGDVVVRPKVAYPTYDIGATLAGVTSVATDNLDELDDATRSRVRLIWVNSPGNPTGSVRDAESLKALVVQARELGAVVASDECYAELGWGDWDVQRGGQRVPSILDPRVAGGSHQGLLAVYSLSKQSNLAGYRAAFVAGDPDLMPNLVNSRKHAGMIVPYPIQEAMRVALGDDAHVEAQKDLYRGRRERLVPALLDFGLEIKESDAGLYLWSTAGEGTWDTVERLAQRGIVVGPGVFYGDAGNGYVRVALTGSDERIDAAVARLAGSGS is encoded by the coding sequence GTGACCGCAGCAGTGAATTCTTTTGGCCTGGATCTGCCCGATTACCCATGGGAGGCCATGGCACCGTACGTGGCCAAAGCCTCCGCGCATCCCGGCGGAGCCGTCAACCTTTCGATCGGGACTCCGGTGGATCCCACGCCGCAGCTGGTGCAGGATGCCCTGAAGGCTGCGGCAAATGCCCCGGGCTATCCCACCGTCCACGGCACGCCGGCGCTGCGGGAAGCCATCGCGGGCTGGTTCGAACGCCGGCGCGGAGTGGGGGGCATGGACCCCAAAAACATCATGCCCACGGTGGGCTCCAAGGAACTCGTTGCGTGGCTCCCGCTGCTGCTGGGCCTGAAGCCCGGAGACGTCGTCGTACGGCCCAAGGTGGCTTACCCCACGTACGATATCGGCGCGACCCTCGCCGGGGTCACCTCGGTGGCAACGGACAACCTGGACGAGCTTGACGACGCCACCCGCTCCCGCGTGCGCCTCATCTGGGTCAACTCCCCGGGGAACCCCACCGGCAGCGTCCGGGACGCGGAATCGCTGAAAGCCCTGGTGGTCCAGGCCCGCGAACTGGGCGCGGTAGTGGCCTCGGACGAATGCTACGCAGAGCTTGGATGGGGTGACTGGGACGTCCAGCGCGGCGGCCAGCGCGTCCCCAGCATCCTCGATCCCCGGGTGGCAGGAGGGTCGCACCAGGGCCTGCTCGCCGTCTATTCGCTCAGCAAGCAGTCCAACCTTGCCGGCTACAGGGCTGCGTTCGTGGCCGGGGATCCGGACCTGATGCCGAACCTGGTCAACAGCCGCAAGCACGCAGGCATGATTGTGCCGTACCCCATCCAGGAAGCCATGCGGGTTGCCTTGGGCGACGACGCGCACGTGGAGGCCCAGAAGGACCTGTACCGGGGCCGGCGCGAACGCCTGGTGCCCGCGCTGCTGGACTTCGGCCTGGAGATCAAGGAATCCGACGCCGGACTGTACCTTTGGTCGACGGCAGGAGAGGGCACGTGGGACACCGTGGAGCGCCTCGCCCAGCGTGGCATCGTGGTGGGGCCGGGCGTCTTCTACGGGGACGCCGGCAACGGCTACGTCAGGGTTGCCCTCACCGGTTCTGATGAGCGCATTGATGCGGCCGTCGCGCGGCTGGCGGGGTCCGGCTCCTAA
- a CDS encoding TetR/AcrR family transcriptional regulator, with protein sequence MPKIVDAEARRQDVVHAVLRIIAVDGLERASLREVADEAGLAVGSVRHYFEGSEELLAFSFGTVVDRIVSRLQALLPPVQDAAGGSGEQREAVLTLLGGMLPLDEVTAVEACAWLAFKNAARIRPFLAAEADRSHREVAAIVGAVVASLLPDDEPQETLVVEAERLLATLDGLCMHALLQPGWMTAQVCRDVLERHLDGLAR encoded by the coding sequence GTGCCCAAAATAGTTGATGCCGAGGCCCGGCGGCAGGATGTAGTCCACGCGGTTCTCCGCATCATCGCCGTGGACGGACTGGAACGTGCCTCCCTGCGCGAAGTAGCGGACGAAGCCGGGCTGGCGGTTGGTTCCGTCCGCCACTACTTCGAAGGCAGCGAGGAGCTCCTGGCGTTCTCTTTCGGCACGGTGGTGGACCGCATAGTGTCCCGGCTTCAGGCCCTGCTGCCACCGGTGCAGGACGCAGCCGGGGGCAGTGGCGAACAGCGGGAAGCAGTCCTAACCCTCCTGGGCGGCATGCTTCCCCTGGACGAGGTAACAGCCGTTGAGGCGTGCGCTTGGCTGGCATTCAAGAATGCTGCGCGGATCAGGCCCTTCCTGGCCGCCGAAGCGGACCGCAGCCACCGCGAAGTCGCGGCCATCGTCGGCGCGGTGGTGGCCTCCCTGCTCCCGGACGACGAGCCGCAGGAGACGCTGGTGGTCGAGGCGGAACGGCTCCTGGCTACACTGGACGGCCTGTGCATGCATGCCCTGCTGCAACCCGGGTGGATGACGGCGCAGGTATGCCGTGACGTCCTGGAGCGGCACCTCGACGGGCTGGCCCGGTAA
- the dapE gene encoding succinyl-diaminopimelate desuccinylase gives MTAETAPEPSVSVLDLRQDVAMLTAALMDINSVSGNETQLADAVEAALLEIPQLAVVRDGDAIIARTELGLGERVILAGHLDTVPLPQTEGSRGTVPSSWESGVPGEGILYGRGATDMKGGVAVQLALAAGMFDGGAQPKRDVTFVFYDHEEVEAVKSGLGRLVRHHGDLLQGDFAILLEPTDGTVEGGCNGTSRFEASTSGEAAHSARAWMGSNAIHDAAPILARLAAYEPRTINVDGLDYRESLNAVKINGGTAGNVIPDRCVVEINYRFAPDKTPDQAEAHVRELLEGFDVVRTDAAAGARPGLQHPAAASFVAAVGAEPKPKYGWTDVARFSELGIPAVNFGPGNALLAHKDNEHVHADAIRKCLAALQSWLAS, from the coding sequence GTGACTGCTGAAACCGCCCCTGAACCTTCCGTGTCCGTCCTTGACCTTCGCCAGGACGTAGCGATGCTGACCGCGGCCCTGATGGACATCAACAGCGTGTCGGGCAACGAGACGCAGCTGGCGGACGCGGTTGAGGCTGCCCTGCTGGAGATCCCACAGCTGGCCGTGGTGCGCGACGGTGATGCCATCATCGCCCGGACGGAACTCGGCTTGGGTGAGAGGGTAATCCTTGCCGGACACCTGGACACGGTCCCGCTGCCCCAGACCGAAGGTTCCAGGGGCACCGTCCCCTCCAGCTGGGAGTCGGGGGTCCCCGGGGAGGGCATTCTGTACGGCCGCGGGGCCACGGACATGAAGGGCGGCGTGGCGGTCCAGCTGGCACTGGCTGCAGGAATGTTCGACGGCGGCGCGCAGCCCAAGCGGGACGTCACCTTTGTGTTCTACGACCATGAGGAAGTGGAGGCCGTGAAGAGCGGCCTGGGCCGCCTGGTCCGCCACCACGGAGACCTGCTGCAGGGGGACTTCGCGATCCTGCTGGAGCCTACCGACGGCACTGTGGAGGGTGGCTGCAACGGCACCAGCAGGTTTGAGGCCAGCACGTCGGGGGAGGCCGCGCACTCGGCCCGCGCATGGATGGGCAGCAATGCCATCCACGACGCTGCGCCCATCCTGGCCCGCCTGGCAGCCTACGAGCCACGGACCATCAACGTGGACGGGCTCGACTACCGGGAAAGCCTCAACGCGGTGAAGATCAACGGCGGCACCGCCGGCAACGTCATCCCGGACCGCTGCGTGGTGGAAATCAACTACCGGTTCGCCCCAGACAAGACGCCGGACCAGGCCGAAGCCCACGTAAGGGAACTGCTGGAAGGCTTTGACGTGGTGCGCACCGATGCCGCCGCGGGCGCGCGGCCCGGACTGCAGCACCCGGCTGCCGCCTCCTTCGTTGCCGCCGTGGGAGCCGAGCCCAAGCCCAAATACGGCTGGACCGACGTCGCGCGCTTCAGCGAACTGGGGATCCCGGCAGTGAACTTCGGTCCCGGCAATGCGCTCCTTGCGCATAAGGACAACGAGCACGTCCACGCCGACGCCATCCGCAAATGCCTCGCCGCGCTGCAAAGCTGGCTCGCTTCCTGA
- a CDS encoding citrate synthase, whose product MTETNNAATLLHAGGELKLPRIQVVEGNEGYDVSKLLKQTGAVTFDPGFMNTAATTSAITYIDGDAGILRYRGYPIEQLAQHSSFLEVSYLLIYGNLPTPTELDEFDQKIRRHTLLHEELKGFFGGFPRDAHPMPVLSSAVSALSTFYQDSLDPFNAEQVEVSTIRLMAKLPVIAAYAHKKSIGQPMLYPDNSMNLVENFLRLSFGLPAEQYELDPVIVKALDLLLILHADHEQNCSTSTVRLVGSSNANLFASVSAGINALFGPAHGGANEAVLKMLRQIQAEGLKPEDYMEKVKNKEDGVRLMGFGHRVYKNYDPRAKIVKATAHEILSKLGGNDELLDIAMRLEEKALSDDYFIQRKLYPNVDFYTGLIYKAMGFPEKMFTVLFAIGRLPGWIAQWREMISDPNTKIGRPRQLYIGEPERDYPAR is encoded by the coding sequence ATGACTGAGACCAACAATGCTGCGACCCTGCTCCACGCAGGTGGCGAGCTGAAGCTCCCGCGCATCCAGGTTGTTGAAGGGAACGAAGGCTACGACGTCTCCAAGCTGCTGAAGCAGACCGGTGCCGTGACCTTTGACCCCGGCTTCATGAACACCGCAGCAACCACGTCCGCCATCACCTACATCGATGGCGATGCAGGCATCCTGCGCTACCGCGGATACCCCATCGAGCAGCTGGCGCAGCACTCCAGCTTCCTCGAGGTGTCCTACCTGCTGATCTACGGCAACCTGCCCACGCCCACCGAGCTGGACGAGTTCGACCAGAAGATCCGCCGCCACACCCTGCTGCACGAAGAGCTCAAGGGCTTCTTCGGTGGCTTCCCCCGTGACGCGCACCCCATGCCGGTGCTGTCCTCGGCCGTGTCCGCGCTGTCCACCTTCTACCAGGACTCGCTGGACCCGTTCAACGCCGAGCAGGTGGAGGTTTCCACCATCCGCCTGATGGCCAAGCTGCCGGTCATCGCCGCGTACGCGCACAAGAAGTCCATCGGCCAGCCCATGCTGTACCCGGACAACTCCATGAACCTGGTGGAGAACTTCCTGCGCCTGAGCTTCGGCCTGCCCGCCGAGCAGTACGAGCTGGACCCGGTGATCGTCAAGGCCCTGGACCTGCTCCTGATCCTGCACGCGGACCACGAGCAGAACTGCTCCACCTCCACCGTGCGCCTGGTGGGCTCCTCCAACGCCAACCTGTTCGCCTCCGTCTCCGCCGGCATCAATGCCCTCTTCGGCCCTGCCCACGGCGGCGCCAACGAGGCAGTGCTGAAGATGCTCCGCCAGATTCAGGCCGAGGGCCTCAAGCCCGAGGACTACATGGAGAAGGTGAAGAACAAGGAAGACGGCGTCCGCCTCATGGGCTTCGGACACCGCGTCTACAAGAACTACGATCCGCGCGCCAAGATCGTCAAGGCCACGGCCCACGAGATCCTGAGCAAGCTCGGCGGCAACGACGAACTGCTGGACATCGCCATGCGCCTGGAAGAAAAGGCGCTCAGCGACGACTACTTCATCCAGCGCAAGCTCTACCCGAATGTGGACTTCTACACCGGCCTGATCTACAAGGCCATGGGCTTCCCCGAGAAGATGTTCACCGTCCTGTTCGCCATCGGGCGCCTGCCCGGCTGGATTGCCCAGTGGCGCGAAATGATCAGCGACCCGAACACCAAGATCGGCCGCCCGCGCCAGCTGTACATCGGCGAGCCGGAGCGGGACTACCCCGCCCGCTGA
- a CDS encoding amino acid ABC transporter permease gives MSSVLYDVPGPKARRVSLIASIVGGLLILGLLAWVVLILAQQGIFEARRWQIFTRADVWRLLGNGLGSTLSAAALAAVIAFPLGLMLCLLRISDAAAIRVPIRVILEFLRGMPVVLMMLFILLGFGTSAFVAVVAGLVLYNAAVFAEIIRAGIQSLPKGQREAGLAIGLTSYKSRMLIELPQAIRRMMPSLVAQMVVLLKDTSLGYIVAYGELLRAVQVMADFLGTQYLFPIFFVAAAIYIAINISVSRLAVWIERRGSKKAAGGTAPAMIRTGLEGAGNDPVARNTVPGPGQK, from the coding sequence ATGAGCTCGGTTCTTTACGATGTCCCCGGCCCCAAAGCACGCCGGGTTTCCCTCATTGCCTCCATCGTCGGCGGCCTGCTGATTCTTGGCCTGTTGGCCTGGGTGGTCCTGATTCTCGCCCAACAGGGCATTTTCGAAGCCCGCCGCTGGCAGATCTTCACCCGCGCCGACGTGTGGCGCTTGCTCGGCAACGGGCTGGGCTCCACGCTCTCCGCTGCTGCACTCGCGGCCGTCATTGCGTTCCCGCTGGGCCTGATGCTGTGCCTGCTGCGCATCTCGGACGCCGCAGCCATCCGGGTGCCCATACGGGTCATCCTGGAATTCCTGCGCGGCATGCCCGTGGTCCTGATGATGCTCTTCATCCTCCTGGGCTTCGGCACCTCCGCGTTCGTCGCCGTCGTGGCCGGCCTGGTGCTGTACAACGCGGCTGTCTTCGCCGAAATCATCCGCGCCGGTATCCAGTCCCTGCCCAAGGGGCAGCGCGAAGCCGGCCTGGCCATCGGCCTGACCAGCTACAAGTCGCGCATGCTGATCGAACTGCCGCAGGCAATCCGCCGCATGATGCCCTCGCTCGTTGCGCAGATGGTGGTGCTGCTGAAGGACACCTCACTGGGCTACATCGTGGCGTACGGGGAGCTGCTGCGCGCCGTCCAGGTCATGGCGGACTTCCTGGGCACCCAGTACCTGTTCCCCATCTTCTTTGTGGCGGCGGCCATCTACATCGCCATCAACATTTCGGTTTCACGGCTCGCCGTGTGGATTGAACGGCGGGGCTCGAAGAAGGCCGCCGGCGGCACGGCGCCAGCAATGATACGAACAGGCTTGGAGGGCGCCGGGAACGATCCCGTTGCCAGGAACACGGTCCCGGGTCCGGGACAGAAGTAA
- a CDS encoding amino acid ABC transporter permease, producing the protein MDVIFENLPLYWEGFLRTLFLSVVSGIFALILGTLLAAARVSPVAALRGFSTVYVEVLRNTPLTIAFFFAAVVLPRIGVKFEQFEIAAIIALSTYTAAFIAEAVRSGVNSVPVGQAEAARSIGMKFSQVLSLIILPQALRTVIPPLINILIALVKNSSVAGAFFVLELFGYGRQLANANGDAVITVLLGTAFFYLLLTVPLGILANTVERKVAIAR; encoded by the coding sequence ATGGACGTCATCTTTGAAAACCTGCCCCTGTACTGGGAGGGTTTTCTCCGCACTCTTTTTCTCTCCGTCGTCTCCGGCATTTTCGCGTTGATCCTTGGCACCTTGCTGGCCGCGGCGCGCGTCTCCCCGGTTGCGGCGCTCCGCGGCTTCAGCACCGTGTACGTGGAGGTCCTCCGCAACACCCCGCTGACCATCGCGTTCTTCTTCGCAGCGGTGGTGCTCCCCCGGATCGGGGTCAAGTTCGAGCAGTTCGAGATCGCCGCCATCATCGCCCTCAGCACCTACACCGCCGCGTTCATCGCCGAAGCTGTCCGCTCAGGTGTCAACAGCGTGCCCGTGGGCCAGGCCGAGGCAGCACGCAGCATCGGCATGAAGTTCAGCCAGGTGCTCTCGCTCATCATCCTCCCCCAGGCGCTGCGGACTGTGATCCCGCCGCTGATCAACATCCTGATCGCCTTGGTCAAGAACTCCTCGGTGGCCGGCGCCTTCTTCGTGCTGGAGCTGTTCGGCTACGGCCGCCAGCTGGCCAACGCCAACGGTGACGCCGTCATCACAGTCCTGCTGGGCACGGCGTTCTTCTATCTGCTCCTCACCGTCCCGCTGGGAATCCTCGCCAACACGGTGGAACGAAAGGTGGCGATTGCCCGATGA